The genomic segment AAGTTGTTCTGCAATATCTGAACTTTCTGCCTTAAATGCTGAATCCAATCTATCTCCATCTACTATTCCTGCCCTGAGTTTAGTTCTCATGTTATTCCGGAAAGTCATCTCATTATCTCTTATCATTTCATTGATTTCATATGAGACATCTCGATAAAAAGTATCAATCAAACTCATCGCCGAATCAGTTTTACCTGTAACTCGAGTCTTATATTCGCTGAACAATCTTTTCTCAGCTTCTATGGCTCGTTCAATTTCTTCAGATGAGCTACCCAATAGGCTTATCCTATTTTCCACCTCAATAAGAGTGTTTTCAATATCGTTCCTGAACTGGTTGGCAAGCACAGTTACGGTTAACTCCCGCCAATGAACAGAATATCTTTGGATTGTATCCTTAAGAGATTGTGCACCAGACTGATCATATTCATTGACATTGTTTGCAAATCTTGCCTTCAGTGCCCCCTCACCGTTAACACAGAGCAAGGAAGGATCTTCGTAATGTTCTCCCCAAATCGCCCTTTTCTCGTTTTTAATTACTGAAGTATTGTGATCCCTTGCATCCTCAGTTTCCTCTGTGCTTTCAGTATCCCAACAACTTTGACAGAAAATTGCCTGTGGTAATAGTGGCCATGTAATCCTAAGCCAGTATACCTCTCCACGTGTTAGGGGGGGGACAGATCTAATCAAATATATCACTCCGCTAGATTTAGCTAAATAATCGAGTGTTGTTTGCTGATTCTCGAGTGTTAAGCTGCCATACCCCGGCAAGTCGACAACTACCAATCCATTTTCTAGTGTTTTATCATCAGAATATACTTCAATATAGCTCACGCCCTTCACATTTCCAGGATTGTTTACATTATCAATGTACACGGCTAATTCTTGGTCATTAGCAGCAATTTCGGCGACTGATCCATTTTTGTAAATCACTTTAGCCCTGCCTCTTAATGTCGGAGAGTAATGTAGTTCAGCAGGGACACAGGTGGTTTCTTGAGCATCTGTAGGCAACACTCTTTCATCAAAGAATAAGGCATTTAGAAGAGTGCTTTTACCACTACCTTGCACGCCAAAGACTGGTAAATAGAACTTCTCTGCCCCCAGTTGATCATGCCATGCTTGCCAGCTTCTTTGAGTATCCTTGTTTAGGTAACATTGAACTACATCAATTGTCTTCTGATTCAGCAACTGGTTTTTTAGCCAAGATTTGCGGTTTTCCATTTTTCCTCCTGAAGATTTTTCTATACCATGGGGTTAGTATCCATATTAAAAGTTCTTGATTCGTTTTTACTTGCTCGGTTAACGCATCATTCTTTTCACTCAAATCTTGATGTCGTGTAACTAGCTCCTCGTGCAGACTATTCAACGTCTGTAAAAGTTCATTATGTTGATCTGAAAGCATTCTTATTGACGCATCAACTTTGTCTGTTACATCCTTGTACGCCATTTTAGTTCTCTCTATTTCATTGGTTTCACTTGTTGAAATAGCCTGAAGAACTTCGTCTCTGTTTGCTTCACTTCGCTTTGCTAAGGTGTCGATAACTTGAACTGCAATATCTTTATTTTGCAGTGATATAAATTCCTTCATATCTGGGTAGTGGGTTTCAACGACCATTGCAACTCGATTAATCTTATCTTCTAAGTGATCTCTTGCATTGGATACAGACGAGTTTATGAGTTCATTTATCGTATTATATTTATCGCTTGCGACATAAGATACAATTCTTGAGATTTCCGAGTTTATCAGTCTGCTAAGGTCAAGCAATTGCGTTGAAATAGAGATTTGCTCAAGATTGTTTGATAAAACATGTGAAATCTTCGCATCAGATGAATATCTGAACTCGGATTCGGAATCGATGAATGTCTTAAGTGATTTGTAAATCAAGTTTTCGGTAAACCGGAATCTTTTCACATGTATAGAAGCAAGACCAAGAACTTTTGATATCCGCTTATCTATTGTGTCATTACCTAGCTGAAGCTCAAACAATACTTCATTCTGCAAGTCTTTAACCGTTGAAAAAGAGTCTTGGATATTGCTTGTAAACGAGTCATTTAAAATTTCCATTTCGGAGTGGATATGCTCGTTAACACGATTTGTTACTGAATCGCTGTTATCTTGAATGGAACTCACAAGCTCGTTGTTCAGCGAAGCAATGCTTTGGTTTACCTTATCATTGATTACATCAGGCGAAGTCTTTATCATATTTGCTATGTCACTAGCTACGGTATTTAACGTATCGAAATATTTAAACAGTTCGTCTTTGCCTGACTGGAATGTAATCTGGAGATTTGACTTGAGAGTGTCAATCGTCTTGGTTATGTCGGAAAGCAATTTATTGTCATGATCCTTTACGATATCATTTAACTGACTTACTAAGTCATCAATCTGTTTTAGTAAAACCTCTTTAGGTTCTTTGACTTGATCACGTAAAGCAT from the Candidatus Cloacimonadota bacterium genome contains:
- a CDS encoding dynamin family protein, producing the protein MENRKSWLKNQLLNQKTIDVVQCYLNKDTQRSWQAWHDQLGAEKFYLPVFGVQGSGKSTLLNALFFDERVLPTDAQETTCVPAELHYSPTLRGRAKVIYKNGSVAEIAANDQELAVYIDNVNNPGNVKGVSYIEVYSDDKTLENGLVVVDLPGYGSLTLENQQTTLDYLAKSSGVIYLIRSVPPLTRGEVYWLRITWPLLPQAIFCQSCWDTESTEETEDARDHNTSVIKNEKRAIWGEHYEDPSLLCVNGEGALKARFANNVNEYDQSGAQSLKDTIQRYSVHWRELTVTVLANQFRNDIENTLIEVENRISLLGSSSEEIERAIEAEKRLFSEYKTRVTGKTDSAMSLIDTFYRDVSYEINEMIRDNEMTFRNNMRTKLRAGIVDGDRLDSAFKAESSDIAEQLYYHVQDKITSLQGVLRAELDGLVEWNSELGANDFEFVTPEKTKFENILPVIGNAIGGIGGAIGGGVAGAALGAKAGAALGMALGPAGAIIGGILGAAVGGLILGWLGKGGKKLVLDQRIAKVEPQVFSAISKAIESIREEICKFVTCFSDDTKKQISNWLQIQHDNYDSQMKYNLDIKMLNKEEKDKKIANLSSDKSIIESILKEMEAL